AAAACTGGATTTTGACATTGAAGAAGATACCGCGGAACCGATTGAGCGTTTAGCGCCACTACTGGGTGAGATTCCATCTGCACGCCTGTATGAAGAGTCGCTAAAAATGCTGCAGTCAGGTCACGGTTTAGAAACGTATCACCTAATGCGTGAATACAATCTATTCCAACAGCTATTCCCAGTGATTGCCGATCACTTTACTGCTGATTATTCTTCTCAAACTGAGCACATGTTGGATCTTGCATTAGATTCCACCGATTTACGTGTAGAAGAGAACAAACGCATTAATCCAGCGTTTATGTTTGCCGCTATATTATGGTACCCAATGGTCGCTCAGGCTCAGCGTCTTACCGAAGAATTGGGTATCCAGTACTACGACGCCGTGATGGAAGCGAGTAACCAGATCTTAGATCGTGTGGTCAAACGCATCGCTATTCCACGTCGTCATACTGCAACTATCCGAGAAATCTGGCAGTTGCAATTGCGCATGCCGCGCCGTAACGGTAAAAGAGCTATTCGTTTAATGGAATTGAATAAATTCCGTGCTGGCTTTGACTTCCTGCAAATGCGAGGTGATGTTGAAGGCGGCGAAACTAAAGAATTGGCCCAATGGTGGGATACATTCCAATCAGCGGGACGCAATATGCGCCAAGCGATGGTGAATGACCTTCATCAAGCATCCCCTTCAAAATCAAAGGGAAAACCGCGTAGAAATGTCCGTAAGAAAAAGAGCAAAACCGAGTCATGATCACAGCATATATTGCAGTAGGCAGTAATCTAGGCGATCCGATGTCTCAGGCAAAGCTCGCGATTGAAGCACTAAAATCCGTGCCACAATCTCGCGTGACAGCAGTCTCATCGTTGTACAGTAGTACCCCGATGGGACCGCAAAACCAACCCGATTACGTCAATGCCGTCATCGAGCTGGAAACACAATTATCCCCCTTAGAATTACTCGATTGCACACAAG
This genomic window from Vibrio tritonius contains:
- the pcnB gene encoding polynucleotide adenylyltransferase PcnB codes for the protein MNNNDLQPREHRVYPSLALNIIERQEHSVSRQMISENALKVLYRLHGAGFEAYLVGGGVRDLLLGGTPKDFDIATNATPEQIRQLFRNCRLIGRRFRLAHIMFGRDIVEVATFRGHHQEQNAQVSVQSEQGMLLRDNVYGTKDEDAERRDFTINAMYYNIADYSIHDYAGGVEDLEDRLVRLIGDPETRYREDPVRMLRAIRFAVKLDFDIEEDTAEPIERLAPLLGEIPSARLYEESLKMLQSGHGLETYHLMREYNLFQQLFPVIADHFTADYSSQTEHMLDLALDSTDLRVEENKRINPAFMFAAILWYPMVAQAQRLTEELGIQYYDAVMEASNQILDRVVKRIAIPRRHTATIREIWQLQLRMPRRNGKRAIRLMELNKFRAGFDFLQMRGDVEGGETKELAQWWDTFQSAGRNMRQAMVNDLHQASPSKSKGKPRRNVRKKKSKTES